GACGATGAAGAAGTGAAAAAAGTTGTAAAAAATAGAACAAATTTAAAAACTTACGGAAAAAATTTCTTCACAGAAAAAACTTCACTTGACCCAAGAAGCCCATATTCAGCTTCCAAAGCGAGTGCCGACCACATCGTAATCGCCTACGGTGAAACTTACAAAATGCCAATAAATATTACAAGATGTTCAAACAACTACGGACCTTACCATTTCCCAGAAAAATTAATCCCACTTATGATTAAAAACGTACTAGAAGGTAAAAAGTTGCCAGTTTACGGAAAAGGGGACAATGTAAGAGATTGGCTTTACGTAGAAGATCACTGTAAAGGAATCGACTTAGTTTTAAGAAATGCCAATATTTACGAAATTTACAATATTGGTGGTTTTAACGAAGAACAAAATATTAATATTGTAAAACTGGTTATCGATATTTTAAAAGAAGAAATTGAAAATAATGACGAATATAAAAAAGTTCTAAAAACTGACTTGCAAAATATAAATTATGATTTGATTACTTATGTTCAAGATAGACTTGGACACGATATGAGATATGCTATTGACCCTTCGAAAATTGCAAGGGATTTAGGATGGTATCCAGAAACAGATTTTGAAACAGGTATCAGAAAGACTGTAAAATGGTACTTGGAACATCAGGACTGGGTAAATGAAGTAGTTTCAGGAGATTATCAAAAATATTACGAAGAAATGTACGGAAATAAATAATCAAATTTATACAAAAAAAGGAGCAAATCAATGAACAATTTTACAATAAAAGAAACCCCAATAAAAGATTTAGTAATAATCGAGCCAAAAGTTTTTGGAGATGAAAGAGGATTTTTCATGGAAACTTACAACCAAAAATCCTTTGAGGAATTAGGACTTACAATGAACTTCGTTCAAGACAACCACTCAAAATCCAAAAAAGGCGTTTTACGTGGACTTCACTTCCAGACAAAGCACACTCAAGGAAAATTAATCCATGTTATAAAAGGAAGTGTCTATGATGTAGCAGTTGATTTAAGAAAGGATAGCACAACTTTTGGAAAATGGTACTCAGTAAAACTATCTGCCAAAAACAAATTGATGCTCTACGTTCCAGAGGGCTTTGCACACGGTTTTTTGACACTCGAAGATGAAACAGAGTTTGTTTACAGATGTACAGATTTATATGCCCCTGAATACGACAGCGGGCTTTTATGGAGCGACAAAACTCTAAATATCGACTGGAAATTTGAAGAATTTGGAATAAATCCCAATGAACTGACAATTTCTGAAAAAGACAAAGTTCAACAAAAATTTGATAAAAACAAAAATTATTTTGAATAAAAAAAAAGTAGTTTAAAATTAGCTATTTCTTAACCGAGATAGCTTTTTTTCTTTTACAAAAAAAGACAGAAAAACTTCTTTTCAAAAATCTTCCCGTCTAATTCACCTATATGCACGCTAATCAAATTAATACTAAACCCCGTTAAACTAACTGAATATAATGTGGTAATATAATAGGGTAATGAAAATGGCAAAAGCGTATGAAATAACAGAAGAAATTTCATACTAAACCCCGTTTAAATAACGAAATTATTACAAACTTTTCTAATTAATAAAGTATATAAACCTAATATTTTCAAATAATTAAAATATAATTTTCATTTTTTAATCAGATTCTAGTATAAATAACCTGTCGGAACATTTTTCTGTGCTGGCAAAACTATCTGAGCATAGAGAGTTTTTTGTCAGTGCAGAAAAATGTCGTAGACTAGCCATAGGTTGTAGGATTTGCGGCAATGAGCAATCCTACAAAAATAAAAAAAATAATTTAATTTAATGATTATGAGTTAACTATTAAACAATCCTATTATAAAAATTTATTCCTATTTTTAAATGAGTTTAGTATAAATTATTTTTTCTGATATACCCTTACATAATCAACTTTCATTTCTGTCGGAAAATCCACATCCCCATCTTCTCCAGTTTTTTTGCTCAAAGCTACATTTATCATAATAAAATAAGGCTGTTTAAATGGATTTTGCAACCCTTTCTTGTCCAATTCCTTATAAGAGAATCTTTTATACACTTTATTATTAAATAGCCATTTTATTTCCTTTTCGTCCCATTCCACTGCATAAGTGTTAAAATTAGTCAATTTTTCCCTAGGCCATTTACTTAGTTTATAATCATCTCCATCAAATGTCTCATAAGTATTATCACTTTTTAATACATGAAGCGTCCCTGTAGCACGATCCATTTCATCTCCATAAGTTTCTACTATGTCAATCTCACCTACTGCTGGTTTTCCATCCATAAAAGAATACCCTTCAGGCCATAACCAAAATGCAGGCCAAGTCCCAATTCCTTTAGGCATAGCAGCTCTCATTTCAATTTTTCCATATTGTACATTGTAAAGATTTCTTGTATGAATAGCTCCCGAACTATATAAAATCTTTCTATCTACACCATCTATTTTTACTTTTTTATCTGTCTCTTTCTTCAATGTTATAATCATGTTCCCATTTTCAATTTTAACATTATCTCTTAAATAAAAATGTTTCGCATCAAATCCATACTGATTAACCAAATTTCCATTTTCATCCAAGTAATTTCCTGCATGCCAAGGATTTCCATTTTCCCAATAAGTCCATTTTGTAGTATCTAGCTGATTTCCATTAAATTCATCATTCCAAACCATCTTCCAGTTTTTCCCTGTTACTTTTGAAATAAACTTATTCAATTTATTTTTTTTAAAACTTTTTACTTCAACCTCAGCTTTGCCCACTATTTCATTTTCAATCTTTTGTCGCACATCACTCGCCTTAACCTCTATGTTC
This window of the Leptotrichia massiliensis genome carries:
- a CDS encoding dTDP-glucose 4,6-dehydratase, which produces MKTYLVTGAAGFIGSNYLKYILNKYKNEEIRVIVADVLTYAGNLGTIAEEIKDERVKFEKVDIRDQKEIARIFSENEIDFVVNFAAESHVDRSIENPQIFLETNILGTQNLLENAKRAWTVSKDKNGYPVYREGVKYLQVSTDEVYGSLSKDYETAIDLIIDDEEVKKVVKNRTNLKTYGKNFFTEKTSLDPRSPYSASKASADHIVIAYGETYKMPINITRCSNNYGPYHFPEKLIPLMIKNVLEGKKLPVYGKGDNVRDWLYVEDHCKGIDLVLRNANIYEIYNIGGFNEEQNINIVKLVIDILKEEIENNDEYKKVLKTDLQNINYDLITYVQDRLGHDMRYAIDPSKIARDLGWYPETDFETGIRKTVKWYLEHQDWVNEVVSGDYQKYYEEMYGNK
- the rfbC gene encoding dTDP-4-dehydrorhamnose 3,5-epimerase, which encodes MNNFTIKETPIKDLVIIEPKVFGDERGFFMETYNQKSFEELGLTMNFVQDNHSKSKKGVLRGLHFQTKHTQGKLIHVIKGSVYDVAVDLRKDSTTFGKWYSVKLSAKNKLMLYVPEGFAHGFLTLEDETEFVYRCTDLYAPEYDSGLLWSDKTLNIDWKFEEFGINPNELTISEKDKVQQKFDKNKNYFE
- a CDS encoding glycoside hydrolase family 16 protein, with product MKKKIFLRVVLFMLTGNMIFAAAKNQKIENFQNIEVKASDVRQKIENEIVGKAEVEVKSFKKNKLNKFISKVTGKNWKMVWNDEFNGNQLDTTKWTYWENGNPWHAGNYLDENGNLVNQYGFDAKHFYLRDNVKIENGNMIITLKKETDKKVKIDGVDRKILYSSGAIHTRNLYNVQYGKIEMRAAMPKGIGTWPAFWLWPEGYSFMDGKPAVGEIDIVETYGDEMDRATGTLHVLKSDNTYETFDGDDYKLSKWPREKLTNFNTYAVEWDEKEIKWLFNNKVYKRFSYKELDKKGLQNPFKQPYFIMINVALSKKTGEDGDVDFPTEMKVDYVRVYQKK